A genomic window from Fusarium verticillioides 7600 chromosome 5, whole genome shotgun sequence includes:
- a CDS encoding hypothetical protein (At least one base has a quality score < 10) — protein MTQKVVIYTQNITTMQTAVADVFGEKDTGITIDNREIASLALGPEGSGVTITFADGSSAHEAFLAHKPPTKINGPFAEQLGVELSPGGDIKVTPPYGATNVKGVYAAGDCATPMKNVIQAMHMGTFGAVGMAFDLQAEGPKM, from the coding sequence ATGACCCAGAAAGTTGTGATCTACACTCAAAACATCACTACCATGCAGACCGCAGTGGCAGACGTCTTCGGCGAAAAGGATACCGGCATCACAATAGACAACAGGGAAATCGCTTCTCTCGCCCTTGGTCCCGAAGGTAGCGGCGTTACTATCACATTTGCAGATGGAAGCTCGGCTCACGAGGCGTTCCTTGCGCACAAGCCGCCGACAAAGATTAATGGCCCGTTTGCAGAGCAGTTGGGTGTGGAGTTGTCGCCCGGCGGAGATATCAAGGTGACACCGCCATATGGAGCCACTAATGTCAAGGGAGTTTATGCAGCGGGGGATTGCGCGACTCCGATGAAGAATGTCATACAGGCGATGCATATGGGGACATTTGGAGCCGTGGGGATGGCGTTTGACCTCCAGGCTGAGGGGCCCAAAATGTAA